A genomic segment from Candidatus Bathyarchaeota archaeon encodes:
- a CDS encoding 4Fe-4S dicluster domain-containing protein, whose amino-acid sequence MSEEVLGGLETLIREKVIYCFQCGSCVGSCPTARAIREYNPRRIMEELILGRWKEVLSGNLIWLCTLCHTCYEVCPQGVGISHIIVELRNHAAKMGLAPTEYLNNVKQVASTGWTSPLTGAVQRIRKELGLPEVDVGRVDEVRKLMELTELRRMMEEQLS is encoded by the coding sequence TTGAGTGAAGAGGTACTTGGGGGGTTAGAGACGCTGATACGGGAGAAGGTCATCTACTGTTTCCAGTGTGGCTCCTGTGTGGGCAGCTGCCCCACAGCCAGGGCGATACGGGAGTATAACCCTAGGCGGATCATGGAAGAGTTGATACTTGGAAGATGGAAGGAGGTTCTCTCAGGTAATCTGATATGGTTGTGCACCCTATGCCACACCTGCTATGAGGTATGCCCACAGGGGGTTGGAATCTCACACATAATAGTGGAGCTAAGAAACCACGCTGCCAAAATGGGGCTTGCCCCAACAGAGTACCTCAACAACGTGAAACAGGTGGCCTCAACAGGATGGACATCACCACTCACAGGAGCAGTCCAGAGGATAAGAAAAGAGTTAGGGCTCCCAGAGGTCGATGTGGGTAGGGTTGATGAAGTGAGGAAGCTCATGGAGCTTACAGAGCTGAGAAGGATGATGGAGGAGCAGCTAAGTTGA
- a CDS encoding protein fwdD, producing the protein MKAILVTGRTLGQGLGLEMGKFSDIYYRNVATCEMNRVDMERLGVKEGELIRVSSGLGSAVLRVVKSFEEVPSGIIFVPYGPWINRIMRPETHGTGMPSFKGIEVEVEVEASRLSEIPKIDELLSRG; encoded by the coding sequence ATGAAGGCCATCCTCGTGACGGGGAGAACCCTCGGCCAAGGACTAGGGCTTGAGATGGGTAAGTTCTCCGACATCTATTATAGGAATGTGGCTACCTGTGAGATGAACAGGGTTGACATGGAGAGGCTTGGCGTGAAGGAGGGGGAGCTAATCAGAGTCAGCTCGGGCCTCGGGAGTGCGGTCCTCAGGGTTGTGAAGAGCTTTGAGGAGGTTCCATCTGGAATCATATTCGTCCCATATGGGCCGTGGATAAATCGGATCATGAGGCCTGAGACTCACGGAACTGGTATGCCATCCTTCAAGGGGATCGAGGTCGAGGTTGAGGTGGAAGCCTCAAGACTAAGCGAGATCCCTAAGATCGATGAGCTATTAAGCAGGGGTTAG
- a CDS encoding hydrogenase iron-sulfur subunit, with the protein MTLDEPRIGVYICHCGLNIAATVECEEVAKRAGSLPNVVLSKDYRYMCSDPGQEMIRKDIEEHGLNRVIVAACSPRMHEATFRRCVASAGLNPFLFEMANIRELCSWCHPHYPTEATEKAFDLVKMAVAKARYLNPLEVIKVPVTKAALVIGGGVAGIHAALDLADMGFKVYLVERSPTIGGKMAQLDKTFPTLDCSICILGPKMVDVAQHPNIVLLTYSEVVGVEGYIGNFRVTVARRPRYVIEKECNGCGECAKVCPVEVPNEFDMGLGYRKAIYMPFPQAVPAKYTIDRKSCIECMRCIETCRLQGRDAIDLEMREEELQLEVGTIIIATGYDLYDASRIKAYGYGIYDNVFTALEFERMINASGPTMGQIIRLSDKRIPNSLAFITCVGSRDEKANIYCSGFCCMYTLKNALLMKEHYPNTKIYILYMDMRTPFKGYEEFFRRAREEGIIFLRGRPTEIYEEPKTKNLLISMENISTGEPMDLEVEMVILSPAAVPSAGSEELARALTVSREMSGFFMEAHAKLKPIDAATDGVFLCGAAHGPKDIPYSVSQGSAAASRAARIMARGEWEIEPIVAYVDPEKCRNTKAKCGICTTKCPYGAITAEEGKAAIVNTAKCHGCGTCAADCPANAITQMHFTDAQIIAQIHAALEEKPEEKILGFLCNWCSYGAADLAGTSRFEYPTEIRIIRVMCSGRIDRDFVLEAFRKGAGMVMVSGCRFGDCHYISGNYNAEKRIKPLFSLLPRLGISPERLRLEWFSAAEAGYYVNLVKEMSKTLREIGTDRIKMENEKARPLLDRMLSHLGGGNIE; encoded by the coding sequence GTGACCCTGGACGAGCCGAGGATAGGGGTATACATCTGCCACTGCGGCCTCAACATAGCCGCTACAGTAGAATGTGAGGAGGTGGCTAAGAGGGCTGGGAGCCTGCCAAATGTGGTGTTGTCCAAGGATTACAGGTACATGTGCTCAGACCCGGGCCAAGAGATGATAAGGAAGGATATAGAGGAGCATGGCCTCAACAGGGTTATCGTCGCCGCCTGCTCCCCTAGAATGCATGAGGCCACCTTCAGAAGGTGCGTCGCCTCAGCAGGCCTAAACCCATTCCTCTTCGAGATGGCGAACATCAGGGAACTCTGCAGCTGGTGCCACCCCCACTACCCGACGGAGGCCACTGAGAAGGCCTTTGACCTCGTGAAGATGGCCGTCGCAAAGGCGAGATACCTCAACCCACTTGAAGTGATAAAGGTCCCGGTGACAAAGGCAGCCCTCGTAATAGGAGGAGGAGTAGCCGGGATCCACGCAGCCCTAGACCTAGCAGATATGGGCTTTAAGGTCTACTTAGTGGAAAGAAGCCCAACGATAGGGGGGAAGATGGCCCAGCTTGACAAGACCTTTCCCACATTAGATTGCTCCATCTGTATTCTTGGTCCTAAGATGGTTGATGTTGCTCAGCATCCGAATATTGTTCTCCTCACGTATTCTGAGGTTGTGGGGGTTGAGGGTTATATCGGTAACTTCAGGGTGACCGTCGCCAGGAGGCCCAGATACGTCATAGAGAAGGAGTGTAATGGGTGCGGGGAGTGCGCTAAGGTCTGCCCGGTTGAGGTTCCCAACGAGTTCGATATGGGATTGGGTTATAGGAAGGCGATATACATGCCCTTCCCCCAGGCAGTCCCGGCCAAGTACACCATAGACAGGAAGAGCTGCATAGAGTGCATGAGGTGCATCGAGACATGCAGGCTCCAGGGCAGGGACGCCATAGACCTCGAGATGAGGGAGGAAGAACTACAACTAGAGGTTGGAACCATAATAATAGCAACAGGATACGACCTATACGACGCCTCTAGGATCAAAGCTTATGGATACGGGATCTATGACAACGTCTTCACAGCGCTAGAGTTCGAGAGGATGATTAATGCCTCAGGTCCAACTATGGGCCAGATAATCAGGCTCTCGGACAAGAGGATCCCAAATAGTCTTGCATTCATAACATGCGTCGGGTCCAGAGACGAGAAGGCCAACATCTATTGCTCGGGGTTTTGCTGCATGTACACACTTAAGAACGCATTGCTGATGAAAGAGCACTATCCTAACACGAAGATATACATCCTATACATGGATATGAGAACCCCCTTCAAGGGATACGAGGAGTTCTTCAGGAGAGCCAGGGAGGAGGGGATAATATTCCTAAGGGGTCGTCCGACGGAGATCTATGAGGAGCCGAAGACGAAGAACCTCCTGATATCCATGGAGAACATCTCCACGGGAGAGCCGATGGACCTGGAAGTGGAGATGGTGATCCTCTCACCAGCAGCCGTTCCATCTGCGGGGAGTGAGGAGCTAGCTAGAGCCCTCACGGTATCTAGGGAGATGAGTGGCTTCTTCATGGAGGCCCATGCGAAGCTCAAGCCGATAGACGCCGCCACAGATGGGGTCTTCCTCTGCGGGGCCGCCCACGGCCCCAAGGATATTCCATACAGCGTCTCGCAGGGGAGCGCAGCGGCCTCCAGGGCGGCGAGGATAATGGCGAGGGGGGAGTGGGAGATAGAGCCAATAGTCGCATATGTTGACCCGGAGAAATGCAGGAACACGAAGGCCAAGTGCGGAATATGCACGACGAAATGTCCCTATGGGGCCATCACCGCGGAGGAGGGTAAAGCTGCTATTGTGAACACAGCGAAATGTCACGGCTGCGGGACCTGCGCCGCCGACTGCCCAGCTAATGCTATAACCCAGATGCACTTCACAGACGCCCAGATAATCGCCCAGATCCACGCAGCCCTCGAGGAGAAACCTGAGGAGAAGATCCTGGGCTTCCTATGCAACTGGTGCAGCTATGGAGCCGCAGACCTCGCTGGGACGAGCCGCTTCGAGTATCCCACAGAGATAAGGATTATCAGGGTAATGTGCTCCGGGAGAATAGACCGGGACTTCGTACTAGAGGCCTTCAGGAAGGGGGCCGGAATGGTTATGGTCTCAGGATGCAGATTTGGAGACTGCCATTACATATCCGGAAACTATAACGCTGAGAAGAGGATCAAACCACTGTTCTCCCTCCTACCTAGATTGGGAATAAGCCCAGAGAGGCTGAGGCTTGAGTGGTTCTCGGCGGCGGAGGCCGGCTATTATGTCAACTTGGTCAAGGAGATGTCGAAGACCCTTAGGGAGATCGGCACAGATAGGATAAAGATGGAGAATGAGAAGGCTAGACCCCTTTTGGATAGGATGCTCTCACATCTAGGAGGTGGTAATATTGAGTGA
- a CDS encoding formylmethanofuran dehydrogenase subunit B, with translation METFTGVTCPFCGCLCDDIEVTVEKGNIVKVKNGCAYSLTKYLNCNRDRITTPLIRENDKQVVVELPAAIERAAKILSDAEYPVLYGWSSTSAEAIGLGIELAEEVGGAIDNTTSVCHGPTTEALQELGLPGCTLGQVKNRADLIIYWGSNPLQSHLRHMSRYTIGAEGRWRKSRDDRTLVVVDVRRTYTARVADYFIQVEPNRDYELITALRMALRHEEIEQERVAGVPVEDIEELADLMMSCEFGALFYGLGLTMSSGKNRNIDAAISLVRDLNRWTKFVMIPMRGHFNVNGANIVFLWHTGYPFAIDFSHGYPIYAPGATSAVDILSRGESDAALIISSDPAANFPRRAVENLFKNPLIVIDPHRTVTSMRADVVIPSAFVGIECEGTAYRMDGVPIKMRGIAEPPKGVLPDEEILKGILTEIRRLKRGG, from the coding sequence ATGGAGACATTCACAGGGGTCACATGCCCCTTCTGCGGATGCCTATGCGACGACATAGAGGTAACCGTCGAGAAGGGGAACATCGTTAAGGTGAAGAATGGATGTGCCTACAGCCTCACAAAATATCTCAATTGTAATAGAGATAGAATAACTACTCCCCTTATAAGAGAGAATGATAAACAGGTCGTTGTTGAATTACCCGCGGCTATAGAAAGAGCTGCGAAAATCCTCTCAGATGCCGAGTATCCTGTACTTTACGGCTGGAGTTCTACGAGCGCCGAGGCTATAGGTCTGGGCATCGAGCTCGCGGAGGAGGTGGGCGGGGCCATAGATAACACGACATCTGTATGTCATGGCCCGACCACTGAAGCCCTCCAAGAGCTCGGCTTACCTGGTTGCACTCTTGGACAAGTGAAGAACCGGGCGGATCTCATAATCTACTGGGGCTCAAACCCCCTCCAGTCGCATCTCCGCCATATGTCAAGATACACCATAGGCGCTGAGGGCAGATGGAGGAAAAGCAGGGATGACAGAACCCTCGTTGTTGTCGATGTTAGGAGGACCTATACGGCTAGGGTTGCGGACTACTTCATACAGGTGGAGCCCAACAGGGATTATGAATTGATAACGGCACTAAGGATGGCGTTGAGGCATGAGGAGATAGAGCAGGAGAGGGTTGCAGGGGTTCCGGTTGAAGACATAGAGGAACTGGCAGACCTTATGATGAGTTGTGAGTTCGGAGCCCTGTTTTACGGCCTGGGCCTCACAATGAGCAGCGGTAAGAATCGGAATATAGATGCCGCCATATCCCTCGTCAGAGACCTGAACAGGTGGACCAAGTTTGTTATGATCCCCATGAGGGGCCACTTCAACGTGAACGGGGCGAACATAGTCTTTCTCTGGCATACCGGATACCCCTTCGCCATCGACTTCTCCCATGGATACCCGATCTACGCCCCAGGGGCAACATCGGCGGTGGACATCCTGAGCAGGGGCGAGAGCGACGCCGCCCTGATCATATCCTCTGATCCCGCTGCCAACTTCCCTAGGAGGGCGGTGGAGAACCTCTTCAAAAATCCCCTTATAGTGATAGATCCCCATAGAACGGTCACCTCTATGAGGGCTGATGTCGTCATACCATCAGCCTTTGTTGGTATAGAGTGCGAGGGGACTGCATACAGGATGGATGGCGTCCCAATTAAAATGAGGGGGATTGCCGAGCCCCCTAAGGGGGTCCTCCCAGACGAGGAGATCCTTAAGGGGATCCTGACGGAGATCAGGAGGCTTAAGAGGGGAGGCTAA
- a CDS encoding 4Fe-4S binding protein translates to MVWEPKRRGAIVKRDVDDRTVMERSLLVKRYELELDRKKCIGCGICVDACPKEAIKYLPAEFRGIRAISRPSIDFDPELCVLCGECVSVCPLHALGMRMDGADRVPVVELNVFAQATRKRW, encoded by the coding sequence ATGGTCTGGGAGCCTAAGAGGCGCGGTGCCATCGTTAAGAGGGATGTCGATGACCGTACAGTAATGGAGAGGAGCCTCCTTGTAAAGAGGTATGAGCTCGAGCTCGATAGGAAGAAGTGCATAGGATGTGGAATATGCGTCGATGCCTGTCCGAAGGAGGCGATCAAGTACCTCCCTGCTGAGTTCAGAGGGATAAGGGCAATCTCCCGACCAAGCATAGATTTCGATCCTGAGCTATGTGTCTTATGCGGAGAATGCGTATCGGTCTGCCCCCTTCACGCCCTCGGAATGAGGATGGACGGGGCTGATAGGGTCCCAGTCGTAGAGCTCAACGTCTTCGCCCAAGCCACGAGGAAGAGGTGGTGA
- a CDS encoding formylmethanofuran dehydrogenase subunit A, with the protein MELLITNAIVYDPANGIDGEKIDIAVKDGRIVETSELKDAKVLDASGLVAMPGGVDIHAHIAGPKVNKGRLLRPEDHLRMINRRREGLRPIVGYTIPTTFTTGYWYASMGYTTVMEPATPPLETRHTHEELNDTPIIDKACFPVVDSNWFVLEYLKEGDIQGCSAYLAWLLRSVKGYALKLVSPGSEEAWGWGEGLKGIDDPVPYFDITPREIIRGLHAVNKLLKLPSPIHIHCNDLGSPGNYRVTLDTMRCVEDLSERDRPSLHIVHIQFNAYAGSGWGDLSSGASELAKYMNSHSHVTADLGQVLFEDTTTMTADGPWQYVLHRLSGNKWVNHDVEAETGGGIVPYEYRRRNYVNAIQWSIGLEFALMVKDPWKLCLTTDHPNGGPFIEYPRIMTWLLSSKAREAALARINRRARRKSSLGSIDREYSLYELAIVTRAAPARILGLEGKGHLGIGADADVSLYKLNPYIMDLSKDYKRVREALRRAAYTIKGGEIVAIDGEALNTTYGKTYWVDVEVPEREEERVKRDLNEKFERYYSVKLENYPIEERDLRFPSPLHIRGEGI; encoded by the coding sequence TTGGAACTCCTGATAACCAACGCCATAGTATATGACCCCGCAAACGGGATCGATGGTGAGAAGATCGATATAGCGGTTAAGGATGGGAGGATTGTTGAGACATCGGAGCTTAAGGATGCGAAAGTCCTCGACGCCTCTGGATTGGTGGCTATGCCGGGCGGGGTGGACATCCACGCCCACATCGCGGGTCCGAAGGTCAACAAGGGCAGACTGCTGAGGCCTGAGGATCACCTAAGGATGATAAATAGGAGGAGGGAGGGATTAAGGCCCATCGTCGGCTACACCATCCCGACAACCTTCACGACAGGATACTGGTACGCCTCCATGGGCTACACGACCGTGATGGAGCCAGCCACGCCCCCCCTTGAGACGAGGCACACCCATGAGGAGCTAAATGATACACCGATAATTGATAAGGCCTGCTTCCCAGTCGTCGACAGCAACTGGTTCGTCCTCGAGTACCTCAAGGAGGGGGATATCCAAGGCTGTTCAGCCTACCTCGCATGGCTCCTGAGGTCGGTGAAGGGCTATGCCCTAAAGCTGGTCTCCCCAGGAAGCGAGGAGGCTTGGGGATGGGGAGAAGGTCTCAAGGGAATAGACGACCCTGTTCCATACTTTGATATCACTCCAAGAGAGATAATAAGGGGGCTTCATGCTGTGAACAAGCTCCTCAAGCTCCCATCACCGATACATATCCACTGCAACGATCTGGGTTCGCCTGGGAACTATAGGGTAACCCTCGACACGATGAGGTGTGTGGAGGACCTCTCCGAAAGGGATAGACCTTCTCTGCACATAGTTCACATACAGTTCAACGCCTACGCGGGCTCGGGATGGGGAGACCTATCATCAGGAGCTTCGGAGCTGGCCAAGTATATGAACAGCCACAGCCATGTGACCGCAGACCTTGGTCAGGTGCTCTTCGAGGACACAACAACGATGACGGCGGACGGCCCATGGCAGTACGTGCTGCACAGGCTGAGCGGAAACAAGTGGGTCAACCACGATGTGGAAGCAGAAACTGGAGGGGGCATAGTGCCCTACGAGTATAGAAGGAGGAACTATGTAAACGCGATTCAATGGAGTATAGGCCTCGAGTTCGCGCTGATGGTCAAGGATCCATGGAAGCTCTGCCTGACAACGGATCACCCCAACGGAGGCCCATTCATAGAGTATCCAAGGATCATGACCTGGCTCCTCAGCAGTAAGGCCAGGGAGGCAGCTCTGGCGAGGATAAATAGGAGGGCGAGGCGTAAGAGCTCGTTGGGCTCGATAGATAGGGAGTATTCACTATATGAGCTCGCAATCGTAACAAGGGCTGCCCCTGCGAGGATCCTAGGCCTCGAGGGGAAGGGGCATCTGGGAATAGGAGCCGACGCCGACGTATCTCTATATAAGCTCAATCCATACATTATGGATTTATCAAAGGATTACAAGAGGGTGAGGGAGGCCCTTAGGAGGGCTGCTTACACGATAAAGGGGGGTGAAATAGTAGCTATCGATGGTGAGGCGTTAAACACCACATATGGAAAGACTTACTGGGTTGACGTTGAGGTCCCTGAGCGGGAGGAGGAGCGGGTAAAACGTGATCTGAATGAGAAGTTTGAGAGGTACTACAGCGTAAAGCTTGAGAATTACCCCATCGAGGAGAGGGACCTCAGGTTTCCCTCTCCTCTTCATATAAGGGGGGAGGGGATCTAA